The genomic DNA cctggtccctttgcagaaaaacaaccccaaagcctgatgtttccacccccatgcttcacagtaggtatggtgttttttggatgcaactcagcattctttgtcctgcAAACACGATGAgtttagtttttaccaaaaagttatcttttggtgtcatctgaccatatgacattctcccaatcgtCTTCTGGATCAtcaaaatgctctctagcaaacttcagatgggcctggacatgtactggcttgaagatgaaacatggctgggtctttcagcatggcaatgatcccaaacacaccgcccgggcaacgaaggagtggcttcgtaagaagcatttcaaggtcctggattggcctagccagtctccagatctcaaccccatagaaaatctttggagggagttgaaagtccgtgttgcccagcaacagccccaaaacatcactgctctagaggagatctgcatggaggaatgggccaaaataccagcaacagtgtgtgaaaaccttgtgaagacttacagaaaacgtttgacctctgtcattaccaacaaagggtatataacaaagtattgagataaacttttgttattgaccaaatacttattttccaccataatttgcaattaaattcattaaaaatcctacaatgtgattttctggattttttttccccatgttgtctgtcatagttgaagtgtacctatgatgtacTGTACCTaccaggcctctctcatctttttaagcgggagaacttgcacaattggtggctgactaaatacttttttgccccactgtatttgccACATCTTCTATTTAAGCCTACtagggtggtccttctgtagctcagatggtagagcatggcgcttgtaacgccagggtagtgggttcgattcccgggaccacccatacatagaatgtatgcacacatgactgtaagtcgctttggataaaagcatctgctaaatggcatatatattatatattattattatattactagaaagtgtgtgccctcaggcctggagggaagctaaagtcattccgctacccaagaatagtatatcctggggttatatcctgcctgttggccctgtctgggggtatcgtcggatggggacacggtgtctcccgacccctcctgtctcagcttccagtgtttatgctgcagtagtatgtgtcggggggctagggtccgtctgttatatctggagtatttctcctgtcttatctggtgccctgtgtgaatttaagtatgctctctctaattctctctttgtctctttctttctctctctcggaggacttgagccatttttgatcattgctagacaacccttttcaggtcttgccatagattttcaaatacatttaagtcaaaactgtaacttggtcCCTCGGGATCATTTACTGTCTTCTTGGTATGCAACTccaatgtagatttggccttgtgttttaggtttttgtTCTGATGGACAccggtatctttgtagtgactgggtgtatttgatacaccatccaaagtgtaataaataacttcaacatgctcaaagggatattcgatgtctgttgtttttttttaccctggtgcttcacaaaaaaaaatgacATCCATTGTGGTATGGGTCAGATTGACCCGCAGAGTTTTAACACACTCAACACAGTCAAAGAATCAATTAAAAACAGCCCAAACTATATTTTGTCTTGTCAGACCTTTCAGAAAGAATTACAAGaacatttgatttaaaaaacTCTACATTTAAGAACTATTTGTTAAACATTTTTTCTCACAAACAAACATTGTTTTGTTTCCCCAAGTAGGCATTTATTTTGTATTTCCCAGTAACATTAACACTTAGGTATGATTTTACCCTATTGGTCAAAATGATCCCTTCAGTCTTTCTACATGTTTAACACAATGTATGTTTGTGCATTTTGCAGATATATTTAATGCATTTTACACAAATGGTGCTGGGTTTATTGTCTCGTCAGGCATCTTTTCCGTTTCTTGCCATCACCTGGATCTACTGGATCCATTGCTGGTTGATTGGAGGCGGGTCTAGATGGCCCAGCTTAACTTTCTGGAAAACAAATGCAGCTGCTGTCGATCGGGGTGGCCGGGTCTAGATGGCCCAACTTAACTTTCTGGAAGACAAATGCAGCTGCTGTCGATCGGGGTGGCCGGGTCTAGATGGCCCAGCTTAACTTTCTGGAAGACAAATGCAGCTGCTGTCGATCGGGGTGGCCGAGCACTCCTCTGGTTCTTGGGAGTGATGAGAGCTTAGCTCCTTTAGAAAAAAGCCAGGCGTTGGTACAATTTGCCCCCATTCCATTGCTAGTTGATTTCAGTCCACAGGACATAGGCATTGTAAGCAGACACTTCCACAATGTTGTAGAAAATCACAAACGGCCAACAGGTAGTCATGTTCTCAAAGCTAcaatggcttgcgaaagtattcatcccccttggcatttttcctattttgttaccttacattttggaattaaaatagatttttggggggtttgtatcattttatttacacaatatgcctaccactttgaagatacaaacaagaaataagagcTTGGGTAACTATTCGCCCTCTATTTTGTAgaaccaccttttgcagcaattatagctgcacatgtctctataagcttTACACATCTTTcttctgggatttttgcccattcttcaaggcccaactgctccagctccttcaagttggatgggttccactggtgtacagtaacctttaagtcataccacagattctcaattggattgaggtctgggctttaacaaggccattccaagacttttaaatgtttccccttaggccactcgagtgttgctttagcagtatgcttagagtCAATGTCCTGCTGGAAAGTGAACCTCCtacccagtctcaaatctctggaagactgaaacaggttttccctcaagaatttccctgtatttatcaccatccaccattccttcaattctgaccagtttcgcAGTCCCTGcctatgaaaaacatccccacagcatgatgctgacaccaccaagcttcactgtggggatggtgttctcggggtaaTGAGCGGGGTTGGGTTTgtaccagacatagcgttttccttgatggccaaaaatataacttttattctcatctgaccagagtaccttcttccatatgtttggggagtctcccacatggcTTTTGgggaacaccaaacatgtttgcttattttttttctgtaaagcccagctctgtggaatgtacggcttaaagtggtcctatggacagagacTTCAATATCCACTGTGTAGCTTTCAGCTCCTTCAGATTTATCATTGGTCTCTTTGTAGCCTCTcttattaatgccctccttgcctggtccgtgagtgttggtgggcggccctctattggcaggtttgttgtggtgccatattctctcaattttttaataatggatttaatgatgctccgtgggatgttcaaagtttatgatatttttttataacccaaccctgatctgtatttctccacaactttgtccctgacctgtttggtgaGCTCCTTGTTCTTCATAGTGCTGCTtgtttggtggtgccccttgcttggtggcgTTGCAGActttggggcctttcagaacaggtgtatatatactgagatcatgtgacagaccatgtgacacttagatcgcacacaggtggacttcatttaactaattatgtgacttctgaaagtaattggttgcaccagatcttatttaggggcttcacagCAGAAGGGATGAATACATTTGCACcactttttatattttttacaatttttgaAACAAGTAGTAGCCTCCTTTGGTGGAATTGTAGTCCTGtataatttgttttatttatttttctatatGAAGATTAAgaccattccaggtgaagctggttgagagaatgccaagagtgtacaaagctgtcatcaaggcgatgGTTGGCTACATTGTAGTCCTgtataatttgtaaaaaaaattcCCTCATCGATATGAAGATTAAgaccattccaggtgaagctggttgagagaatgccaagagtgtacaaagctgtcatcaatgcgaTGGTTGGCTAcattgaataatctaaaatatatttagcttTGTTGAAccattttttggttacttcaagattccatgtgttatttcatagttttgatgtattcactgttattctacaatgtagataatagtattaaaaaaaataaagaaaagcacttgaatgagtaggtgtgtccaaacctttgactgtgTAAATGTACTTGGTAAATAAAGGTGACTCTGATTCTTAGCCAGCCAACAGATATGTGTAGAATGAAAATGGAATGTAAAGTTGTATATACAGttgtcacaccttggtcttagtgtcttgtgttttcgttatatatttggtcaggccagggtgtgacttgggtttatgttgtgtttcgtattgggggtttgtagtatttgggattgcggctgagtaggggtgttgcataggcttggctacctgaggcggttctcaatcagagtcaggtgattcttgttgtctctgatggggaaccgtatttaggtagcctgagtttcactgtgtatttcgtgggtgattgttcctatctctgtgtagtttcaccagataggctgtaattaggtttgttgttttgtattttgtatagttatttcatgtgtcactttttccattaaagtcgtgagtaaccaccacgctgcatttcggtccgactctctttctacaaacgaagaacgccgttacaacagtgccttgcgaaagtattcggcccccttgaactttgcgaccttttgccacatttcaggcttcaaacataaagatataaaactgtatttttttgagaggaatcaacaacaagtgggacacaatcatgaagtggaacgacatttattggatatttcaaacttttttaacaaatcaaaaactgaaaaattgggcgtgcaaaattattcagcccctttactttcagtgcagcaaactttctccagaagttcagtgaggatctctgaatgatccaatgttgacctaaatgactaatgatgataaatacaatccacctgtgtgtaatcaagtctccgtataaatgcaaaaaaatacagttttatatctttatgtttgaagcctgaaatgtggcaaaaggtcgcaaagttcaaaggggccgaatactttcgcaaggcactgtagttatcatgcacctttgggggggtactgtcactccctgaccgtagagatctttttattctctatgtttggttggtcagggtgtgactccggtgggaaactctatgttcttaatttctatgttttggccgagtatggttctcaatcagggacatctgtctatcgttgtctctgattgggaatcatacttaggcagcctgtttttgcCACCTTAGTTTTGTGGGATGTTGTTTTTGCTCTGTGAAGCCTATCGAACATCACGTTCGGTTTGCCTTTTGTTGTTCATTTTTAATAAAGAggaaatgtacgcctaccacgctgcaccttggtccgatcctttcGACGAGCTTAACAATAGTTCACGTTAAAAGTGTGTCTCAGTTGTGAGAAGCGTTTTATGACATTTTTGACCCCATGCAGTTGTCTACCATTTGTTTTCATTTGCTTATCATTCAAATGATCAAGTCAGATGTTGCCAGTATGGAAAAGAGGTGTGCTCACTGTTGAAGagtttgggaaaaaatatttgacTACTGATTTGAATCAATGAACAATTTGCCTTGCGAATCTCTTCAGATACAATGTATCCCTCAGCCTTCTGACTGGAGGCTTTGTCATGTCACACTGGTCAAGCATTTGTTCAAAAGTACAAACACAAGTAATAGAGCAGTGGTTATTGTTAGAAATTACCATGAGTCAGCAATTACCATATTTTAGCAATTACCATGAGTTAGCAATTACCATGTTTTAGCAATTACCATGAGTCAGCAATTACCATATTTTAGCAATTACCACGAGTTAGCAATTACCATGTTTTAGCAATTACCATGAGTCAGCAATTACCATGTTTTAGCAATTACCATGAGTTGGCAATTGCCATGAGTCAGCAATTACCATATTTTAGCAATTACCATGAGTTAGCAATTACCATGTTTTAGCAATTACCATGAGTTAGCAATTACCATGTTTTAGCAATTACCATGAGTTGGTAATTGCCATGAGTCAGCAATTACCATATTTTAGCAATTACCATGAGTTGGCAATTGCCATGAGTCAGCAATTACCATGTTTTAGCAATTACCATGAATTGGCAATTACCATGAGTTATCAATTACCATGTTTTAGCAATTACCATGTTTTAGCAATTACCATGAGTTATCAATTACCATGTTTTAGCAATTACCATGTTTTAGCAATTACCATGAGTTATCAATTACCATGATTTAGCAATTACCATGTTTTAGCAATTACCATGAGTTAGCAATTACCATGTTTTAGCAATTACCATGTTTTAGCAATTACCATGAGTTATCAATTACCATGAGTAACTTGAGTGCATAATAAAATAGTTTGGGATCAGTTTCCCCCATTTATAATAGAAAAATAATGTTCTTGTAGACCAAAACACAACTTCCTTATTTTTACTCTTTTGATAGTTTCACTGTTATTGTAAGGGttgtcgtcggtggaagaaggatcggaccaaagcgcagcgtcgtaagtgttcatgatgatgttTAATTAAAACTCAGGACACTAAACAATAAATGACAACGTGAatttacaaaaccgaaacagtaccgtgtggcccaaacactcacacggaaacacacacccacaaaccaaaagtgaaacccaggctacctaagtatgattctcaatcagggacaacaattgacagctgcctctgattgagaaccatactaggcccgAAATCAAAAACccacatagaaaaacaaacagactgcccaccccaactcacgcccctgaccatactaaaacacagacaaaaacaaatggaacTAAGGTCAGTTATGACAGTTATGTCACCACATCCAGATAGTACTGTCTGAGAGAGACAACCTGGTGAGTCATGTCACTACATCCACATAGTCTGAGAGACAAAATACCTGATAATATCATGTGAGAAGTTAGAGGTTGTTTGCTTTCGAAAGTAGAAATGAAAATCGGACAGTACACCTAGGCCGgggtatatcaaatcaaactttatttgtcacatgcggcgAATACAACAAGTctttagcttattgatgagctttgagggcactatggtgttgaacgctgagctgtagtcaatgaacagcattctcacataggtgttccttttgtccaggtgggaaagggcagtgtggagtgagaTTGAGGTtgcttcatctgtggatctgttggggcggtatgcgaattggagtggatctagggtgtccgggaggatgctgttgatgtgagtcatgaccagcctttcaaagcacttcatggctaccgacgtggcagttatcatttaggcaggttaccttcgcttccttgggcacagggattatggtggtctgcttgaaacatgtaggtattacagaatcggtcagggagaggttgaaaatgtcagtgaagacacttgacagttggtccgcgcatgctggcagtacacgtcctggtaatccatatAGACATTTGGCTCTAGGCCGGAGGGTATTGCAGTATTATAACACTACATGAGCACATTGGGAGTCTAGATTGCCATGTTGAGTTCCAAGGCTGATGGTTTGCTGACTGTTTGAAAGGTGGAGATGGCGAAAATAAGCATTAAAAGACGACCCAATCCTTCATTTGAAAAGCAACAAAATGGTAGCCACACCACTTAGTTTGTTATAAAGTTCAAGATGGGGCCCGAAAACATTTAACCACTCGAATTCATAGATGGAGCTATGGACGAAAGGTCTGACCGTCCATGAGATCAAAATGATATATAGTTTtaaccaacaacaaaaaaaattgtCAGTAAAACAACGTAGATTAGGTCCTTGAAGAATGGTATCCATTAAGGATGAGCTCCCATTACTTTGTCTATGTGGACGCTGGCTCTGAGTTCCTAAGCTCCATTTATATCTGTTTATAGGGTTACGTAAGACTACAGTCCCCTTTGGTGGATAGCTAAAGGAGGACAGGATTTGTTTAGGACTTCATGACTTGGTTGATGTTTTTGACTCCAGAGGTATTTTTGCATCAACCAAATGATACAGCTGGAGCATGGATTGTGTCCCAaattggaccctattccctttatagtgcactactttgaccagtttatagtgcactactttgacaactttatagtgcactactttgaccactttatagtgcactactttgaccagtttatagtgcactactttgaccactttatagtgcactactttgaccactttatagtgcactactttgaccactttatagtgcactactttgaccactttatagtgcactactttgaccactttatagtgcactagttttgaccagtgTAGGTGGGTGTCCCAAATTccacactattccctttatagtgcactactttgaccactttatagtgcactactttgaccactttatagtgcactagttttgaccagtgTCGGGGGGTGTCCCAAATTccacactattccctttatagtgcactagtttgacCAGGTTATAGTGTACtagtttgaccagtttcttctcacattgagggagaggttgttgaccAGTTTATAGTGCATTACTTAGGCCACATACGaaagtagcctagaggttagagcgttggactagtaaccggaaggttgtgagttcaaacccccgagctgacaaggtacaaatctgtcgttctgcccctgaacaggcagttaacccacttttcccaggccgtcattgaaaataagacttgcctggttaaataaaggtaaaatttaaaaaatgttttaaaatatatagggaatagggtgctatagggttctggtctatagtagtgcactatataggggatagggtttcatctggggtggcaggtagtctagtggttagagcattggactagtaaccggaagattgcaaggtcgtaatccccgagctgacaaggtacaaatctgtcgttctgccccctgaacaggcagttaacccactgttcctagacggtcattgaaaataagaatttgttcttaactgacttgcctagttaaataaaaataaatgtagaatACAGACTGAGCAGAGCAATCTCTTTTAATGTTGAGGACTGAACACTGTCCAACACCGTGGTCTCTGGTCACAAGTTGTGGACTATCTCTTTACGCTCCCACTGTCAGACCTGGCATTCATAGCTCCGTCTGTAAATTTGACAGCGGCTCTCAAATTGTATAGAAAACCAAGTGTGCTGATGCTCCTTTGCTGTTTTTTAGGGGGAATTAGGGAGTGGGCAATTAACAATTAACAATTAACAATTAACATGTAATGCAACCTTCGctgttacagtggggcaaaacagtatttagtcagccaccaattgtgcaagttctcccacttaaaaagatgagagaggcctgtaattttcaccataggtaGACTTcacctatgacagacaaaatgagaagaaaaaaatccggaaaatcacattgtaggatttttttatgaatttatttgcaaattatggtggaaaataagtatttggtcaataacaaaagttcatctcaatactttgttatataccctttgttggcaatgacagaggtcaaacgttttctgtaagtcttcacaaggttttcacacactgttgctggtattttggcccattcttccatgcagatctcctctagagcagtgatgttttggggctgttgctgggcaacacagactttcaactccctccaaagattttctatggggttgagatctggagactggctaggccactccaggaccttgaaatgcttcttacgaagccactccttcattgcccgggcagtgtgtttgggatcattgtcatgctgaaagacccagacacgtttcatcttcaatgcctttgctgatggaaggaggttttcactcaaaatctcaaaatctcacgattcatggccccattcattctttccattacacggatcagtcgtcctggtccctttgcagaaaaacagccccaaagcatgatgtttccacccccatgcttcacagtaggtatggtgttctttggatgcaactcagcattctttgcaTTCTTTGTCCTGCAAACACGACGAGTTTGGTTTGGTTGTTTTCTTAATCCCCCAAGAGCTTGGAATCTAGATACATCTCCATTTGCTTAATAACACCATTTCTTACATTACATCAGGTTGTAAAGCTCTCCCAGTTACATCAGGTTGTAAAGCTCTCCCAGTTACATCAGGTTGTAAAGCTCTCCCAGTTACATCAGGTTGTAAAGCTCTCCCAGTTACATCAGGTTGTAAAGCTCTCCCAGTTACATCAGGTTGTAAAGCTCTCCCAGTTACATCAGGTTGTAAAGCTCTACCAGTTACATCAGGTTGTAAAGCTCTCCCAGTTACACCAGGTTGTAAAGCTCTCCCAGTTACATCAGGTTGTAAAGCTCTCCCAGTTACATCAGGTTGTAAAGCTCTCCCAGTTACATCAGGTTGTAAAGCTCTCCCAGTTACATCAGGTTGTAAAGCTCTCCCAGTTACATCAGGTTGTAAAGCTCTCCCAGTTGCATCAGGTTGTAAAGCTCTCCCAGTTACATCAGGTTGTAAAGCTCTCCCAGTTACATCAGGTTGTAAAGCTCTACCAGTTACATCAGGTTGTAAAGCTCTCCCAGTTACATCAGGTTGTAAAGCTCTCCCAGTTACATCAGGTTGTAAAGCTCTCCCAGTTACATCAGGTTGTAAAAATCTCCCAGTTACATCAGGTTGTAAAGCTCTCCCAGTTGCATCAGGTTGTAAAGCTCTCCCAGTTACATCAGGTTGTAAAGCTCTCCCAGTTACATCAGGTTGTAAAGCTCTACCAGTTACATCAGGTTGTAAAGCTCTCCCAGTTACATCAGGTTGTAAAGCTCTCCCAGTTACATCAGGTTGTAAAGCTCTCCCAGTTACATCAGGTTGTAAAGCTCTACCAGTTACATCAGGTTGTAAAGCTCTCCCAGTTACATCAGGTTGTAAAGCTCTCCCAGTTACATCAGGTTGTAAAGCTCTCCCAGTTACATCAGGTTGTAAAGCTCTACCAGTTACATCAGGTTGTAAAGCTCTCCCAGTTATTTATCTTTTCCTTTCGCCAAAGAATTCACTTCACAACAAGTGCAGCAGCATCAACTCAAATCTATCTGATGGCTTCGGAAGAAATATAGTTGAAAGAAACCTTGTAAAAAGGAAGTCCTAAAAAACTGTTACATTCACAGCTTCCTTTCTGGCAGACAAAGGTTGAAAGCACACTATGTATCTGTcttggtgtgtggtgtgtgtgggtgtgtgtgtgtgtgtgagactgtgtgtgtgtgcgaatgtaaacgtgagtgtgtgtgtgtgtgtgtgtgtgtgtgtgtgtgtgtgtgtgtgtgtgtgtgtgtgtgtgtgtgtgtgtgtgtgtgtgtgtgtgtgtgtgtgtgtgtgtgtgtgtgtgtgtgtgtgtgtgtgtgtgcatgctagctaaagggaaagagagacagaaaataTAAGGTAGCAGAACTTTGTCTACTTTGCATGTTTTAAACAGTACAAAGTGGGAAGGATGCAGGATATGGAGGGGCCAACTTCCAACAACTAGCCAGTCTGTTGTCCAGCTGTCAATAGTGTCACTAGTTAATCTACGGCAGCATAAGGGTGTGGGAGTCGTTGACTGTGAAGATGTCGAAACAAAAGTTAGGTTAGAAACAGAAGGAGCTGTGATACAAACAATGTATGTTtagatatttttaaaatatatattctgaAGCTAAAcgatgcgactctaatgatgatttgaaaaaagttgtatgaaaggcatgagctctgcttagtttttttttgcgcaggctgtacacacttcatcagtctctccttcacaatttgacaagcacttgataatgcctcaaatttccCAAAGGACTCCCATTTTTTGTGTTGCCGTAACGCCCCCTAAagaaaatccatgccttttgtggccagtggccgttgtgcccttCGGCTGAATATAACCATTATAATTCCCTTATCCTGGCTATGTGCTCCGAAGCACCTTTCACTAACATGCCTCTCTCAGATAGCTCAATTCTCATTAGCCAATGCCCGTCACGTgattgggtctttctcacaggctagaagggaagacagacacatcggggacgcaactacacattacatttacatttacatcatttaagtcatttagcagacgctcttatccagagcgacttacaaattggtgcattcaccttatgacatccagtggaacagccactttacaatagtgcatctaaatcttttaaggggggggggtgagaaggattactttatcctatcctaggtattccttaaagaggtggggtttcaggtgtctccggaaggtggtgattgactccgctgtcctggcgtcgtgagggagtttgttccaccattgggggccagagcagcgaacagttttgactgggctgagcgggaactgtacttcctcagtggtagggaggcgagcaggccagaggtggatgaacgcagtgcccttgtttgggtgtagggcctgatcagagcctggaggtactgaggtgccgttcccctcacagctccgtaggcaagcaccatggtcttgtagcggatgcgagcttcaactggaagccagtggagagagcagaggagcggggtg from Oncorhynchus keta strain PuntledgeMale-10-30-2019 chromosome 10, Oket_V2, whole genome shotgun sequence includes the following:
- the LOC127932606 gene encoding collagen alpha-2(I) chain-like, with translation MAQLNFLEDKCSCCRSGWPSTPLVLGSDESLAPLEKSQALIHLHLLNNTISYITSGCKALPVTSGCKALPVTSGCKALPVTSGCKALPVTSGCKALPVTSGCKALPVTSGCKALPVTSGCKALPVTPGCKALPVTSGCKALPVTSGCKALPVTSGCKALPVTSGCKALPVTSGCKALPVTSGCKALPVTSGCKALPVTSGCKALPVTSGCKALPVTSGCKALPVTSGCKALPVTSGCKALPVTSGCKALPVTSGCKALPVTSGCKALPVTSGCKALPVTSGCKALPVTSGCKALPVTSGCKALPVIYLFLSPKNSLHNKCSSINSNLSDGFGRNIVERNLVKRKS